In the Oryzias latipes chromosome 9, ASM223467v1 genome, one interval contains:
- the fst gene encoding follistatin isoform X4: MQGMSKEECCRSGRLGTSWTEEDVPNSTLFKWIIFNGGAPNCIPCKGGESCDNVDCGPGKRCKMNRRSKPRCVCAPDCSNITWKGPVCGFDGKTYKDECALLKAKCRGHPDLDVQYQGKCKKTCRDVLCPGSSTCVVDQTNNAYCVMCNRLCPEATSPEQYLCGNDGIIYASACHLRKATCLLGKSIGVAYEGKCIKAKSCEDIQCSGGKKCLWDSRMGRGRCSLCDESCQESRTDESVCASDNTTYPSECAMKQAACSKGVLLEVKHSGPCNSITEDQEEDEEGEDYMAYVHLASVLDG; the protein is encoded by the exons ATGCAAGGGATGAGCAAGGAGGAGTGCTGCCGGAGTGGAAGGCTGGGAACGTCCTGGACCGAGGAGGACGTTCCCAACAGCACGCTCTTTAAGTGGATAATCTTCAATGGCGGAGCTCCAAATTGCATACCTTGCAAAGGTGGAG AAAGCTGCGATAATGTTGACTGCGGACCTGGGAAGAGATGCAAGATGAACAGAAGAAGTAAACCGCGCTGCGTGTGCGCTCCAGactgctccaacatcacctggaAAGGACCGGTCTGCGGCTTTGACGGGAAGACCTACAAGGACGAGTGCGCTCTCCTGAAGGCGAAATGCAGAGGCCACCCCGACCTGGACGTGCAGTACCAGGGGAAATGCAAGA AAACGTGCCGTGATGTCTTGTGTCCTGGCAGCTCAACATGCGTCGTGGACCAGACAAACAACGCATACTGTGTGATGTGTAATCGGCTTTGCCCTGAGGCGACGTCACCTGAGCAGTACCTGTGTGGAAACGACGGGATCATCTATGCCAGCGCCTGTCACCTGAGAAAGGCGACCTGTCTCCTCGGCAAGTCTATCGGAGTTGCGTACGAGGGAAAATGCATCA AGGCAAAGTCATGCGAGGACATCCAGTGTAGCGGAGGGAAGAAGTGTCTGTGGGATTCTAGGATGGGCCGGGGCCGCTGCTCGCTCTGTGATGAGTCCTGTCAGGAGAGTAGGACAGATGAGTCGGTTTGTGCCAGCGACAACACCACATACCCCAGCGAATGTGCCATGAAGCAAGCTGCTTGTTCTAAGGGGGTGTTGCTGGAAGTCAAGCACTCAGGACCTTGCAACT CCATTACAGAAGaccaggaggaggatgaagaaggTGAGGACTACATGGCCTATGTCCATTTGGCTTCTGTACTGGATGGATAG
- the fst gene encoding follistatin isoform X1 — translation MLGMLNHHLHPGIFLFFMWLCHLMEHQKVQAGNCWLQQGRNGRCQVLYMQGMSKEECCRSGRLGTSWTEEDVPNSTLFKWIIFNGGAPNCIPCKGGESCDNVDCGPGKRCKMNRRSKPRCVCAPDCSNITWKGPVCGFDGKTYKDECALLKAKCRGHPDLDVQYQGKCKKTCRDVLCPGSSTCVVDQTNNAYCVMCNRLCPEATSPEQYLCGNDGIIYASACHLRKATCLLGKSIGVAYEGKCIKAKSCEDIQCSGGKKCLWDSRMGRGRCSLCDESCQESRTDESVCASDNTTYPSECAMKQAACSKGVLLEVKHSGPCNSITEDQEEDEEGEDYMAYVHLASVLDG, via the exons ATGCTTGGGATGCTCAATCACCACCTCCACCCGggcatttttctcttcttcatgTGGCTTTGTCACCTCATGGAACATCAGAAGGTTCAAG CCGGGAACTGCTGGTTGCAGCAGGGAAGGAACGGGAGATGTCAGGTCCTCTACATGCAAGGGATGAGCAAGGAGGAGTGCTGCCGGAGTGGAAGGCTGGGAACGTCCTGGACCGAGGAGGACGTTCCCAACAGCACGCTCTTTAAGTGGATAATCTTCAATGGCGGAGCTCCAAATTGCATACCTTGCAAAGGTGGAG AAAGCTGCGATAATGTTGACTGCGGACCTGGGAAGAGATGCAAGATGAACAGAAGAAGTAAACCGCGCTGCGTGTGCGCTCCAGactgctccaacatcacctggaAAGGACCGGTCTGCGGCTTTGACGGGAAGACCTACAAGGACGAGTGCGCTCTCCTGAAGGCGAAATGCAGAGGCCACCCCGACCTGGACGTGCAGTACCAGGGGAAATGCAAGA AAACGTGCCGTGATGTCTTGTGTCCTGGCAGCTCAACATGCGTCGTGGACCAGACAAACAACGCATACTGTGTGATGTGTAATCGGCTTTGCCCTGAGGCGACGTCACCTGAGCAGTACCTGTGTGGAAACGACGGGATCATCTATGCCAGCGCCTGTCACCTGAGAAAGGCGACCTGTCTCCTCGGCAAGTCTATCGGAGTTGCGTACGAGGGAAAATGCATCA AGGCAAAGTCATGCGAGGACATCCAGTGTAGCGGAGGGAAGAAGTGTCTGTGGGATTCTAGGATGGGCCGGGGCCGCTGCTCGCTCTGTGATGAGTCCTGTCAGGAGAGTAGGACAGATGAGTCGGTTTGTGCCAGCGACAACACCACATACCCCAGCGAATGTGCCATGAAGCAAGCTGCTTGTTCTAAGGGGGTGTTGCTGGAAGTCAAGCACTCAGGACCTTGCAACT CCATTACAGAAGaccaggaggaggatgaagaaggTGAGGACTACATGGCCTATGTCCATTTGGCTTCTGTACTGGATGGATAG
- the fst gene encoding follistatin isoform X2, with the protein MLGMLNHHLHPGIFLFFMWLCHLMEHQKVQAGNCWLQQGRNGRCQVLYMQGMSKEECCRSGRLGTSWTEEDVPNSTLFKWIIFNGGAPNCIPCKESCDNVDCGPGKRCKMNRRSKPRCVCAPDCSNITWKGPVCGFDGKTYKDECALLKAKCRGHPDLDVQYQGKCKKTCRDVLCPGSSTCVVDQTNNAYCVMCNRLCPEATSPEQYLCGNDGIIYASACHLRKATCLLGKSIGVAYEGKCIKAKSCEDIQCSGGKKCLWDSRMGRGRCSLCDESCQESRTDESVCASDNTTYPSECAMKQAACSKGVLLEVKHSGPCNSITEDQEEDEEGEDYMAYVHLASVLDG; encoded by the exons ATGCTTGGGATGCTCAATCACCACCTCCACCCGggcatttttctcttcttcatgTGGCTTTGTCACCTCATGGAACATCAGAAGGTTCAAG CCGGGAACTGCTGGTTGCAGCAGGGAAGGAACGGGAGATGTCAGGTCCTCTACATGCAAGGGATGAGCAAGGAGGAGTGCTGCCGGAGTGGAAGGCTGGGAACGTCCTGGACCGAGGAGGACGTTCCCAACAGCACGCTCTTTAAGTGGATAATCTTCAATGGCGGAGCTCCAAATTGCATACCTTGCAAAG AAAGCTGCGATAATGTTGACTGCGGACCTGGGAAGAGATGCAAGATGAACAGAAGAAGTAAACCGCGCTGCGTGTGCGCTCCAGactgctccaacatcacctggaAAGGACCGGTCTGCGGCTTTGACGGGAAGACCTACAAGGACGAGTGCGCTCTCCTGAAGGCGAAATGCAGAGGCCACCCCGACCTGGACGTGCAGTACCAGGGGAAATGCAAGA AAACGTGCCGTGATGTCTTGTGTCCTGGCAGCTCAACATGCGTCGTGGACCAGACAAACAACGCATACTGTGTGATGTGTAATCGGCTTTGCCCTGAGGCGACGTCACCTGAGCAGTACCTGTGTGGAAACGACGGGATCATCTATGCCAGCGCCTGTCACCTGAGAAAGGCGACCTGTCTCCTCGGCAAGTCTATCGGAGTTGCGTACGAGGGAAAATGCATCA AGGCAAAGTCATGCGAGGACATCCAGTGTAGCGGAGGGAAGAAGTGTCTGTGGGATTCTAGGATGGGCCGGGGCCGCTGCTCGCTCTGTGATGAGTCCTGTCAGGAGAGTAGGACAGATGAGTCGGTTTGTGCCAGCGACAACACCACATACCCCAGCGAATGTGCCATGAAGCAAGCTGCTTGTTCTAAGGGGGTGTTGCTGGAAGTCAAGCACTCAGGACCTTGCAACT CCATTACAGAAGaccaggaggaggatgaagaaggTGAGGACTACATGGCCTATGTCCATTTGGCTTCTGTACTGGATGGATAG
- the fst gene encoding follistatin isoform X3 translates to MLGMLNHHLHPGIFLFFMWLCHLMEHQKVQAGNCWLQQGRNGRCQVLYMQGMSKEECCRSGRLGTSWTEEDVPNSTLFKWIIFNGGAPNCIPCKESCDNVDCGPGKRCKMNRRSKPRCVCAPDCSNITWKGPVCGFDGKTYKDECALLKAKCRGHPDLDVQYQGKCKKTCRDVLCPGSSTCVVDQTNNAYCVMCNRLCPEATSPEQYLCGNDGIIYASACHLRKATCLLGKSIGVAYEGKCIKAKSCEDIQCSGGKKCLWDSRMGRGRCSLCDESCQESRTDESVCASDNTTYPSECAMKQAACSKGVLLEVKHSGPCNCK, encoded by the exons ATGCTTGGGATGCTCAATCACCACCTCCACCCGggcatttttctcttcttcatgTGGCTTTGTCACCTCATGGAACATCAGAAGGTTCAAG CCGGGAACTGCTGGTTGCAGCAGGGAAGGAACGGGAGATGTCAGGTCCTCTACATGCAAGGGATGAGCAAGGAGGAGTGCTGCCGGAGTGGAAGGCTGGGAACGTCCTGGACCGAGGAGGACGTTCCCAACAGCACGCTCTTTAAGTGGATAATCTTCAATGGCGGAGCTCCAAATTGCATACCTTGCAAAG AAAGCTGCGATAATGTTGACTGCGGACCTGGGAAGAGATGCAAGATGAACAGAAGAAGTAAACCGCGCTGCGTGTGCGCTCCAGactgctccaacatcacctggaAAGGACCGGTCTGCGGCTTTGACGGGAAGACCTACAAGGACGAGTGCGCTCTCCTGAAGGCGAAATGCAGAGGCCACCCCGACCTGGACGTGCAGTACCAGGGGAAATGCAAGA AAACGTGCCGTGATGTCTTGTGTCCTGGCAGCTCAACATGCGTCGTGGACCAGACAAACAACGCATACTGTGTGATGTGTAATCGGCTTTGCCCTGAGGCGACGTCACCTGAGCAGTACCTGTGTGGAAACGACGGGATCATCTATGCCAGCGCCTGTCACCTGAGAAAGGCGACCTGTCTCCTCGGCAAGTCTATCGGAGTTGCGTACGAGGGAAAATGCATCA AGGCAAAGTCATGCGAGGACATCCAGTGTAGCGGAGGGAAGAAGTGTCTGTGGGATTCTAGGATGGGCCGGGGCCGCTGCTCGCTCTGTGATGAGTCCTGTCAGGAGAGTAGGACAGATGAGTCGGTTTGTGCCAGCGACAACACCACATACCCCAGCGAATGTGCCATGAAGCAAGCTGCTTGTTCTAAGGGGGTGTTGCTGGAAGTCAAGCACTCAGGACCTTGCAACTGTAagtaa
- the itga2 gene encoding integrin alpha-2, giving the protein MDVYWGNVCFVLLVITDRICLLHSFNVGTADAKIFSGLANEEFGYTVQQATNHQGKWLLVGAPWSGYSENRKGDVYKCPVSGSTTSCDKLSLQDSVRIPEVTNININMSLGLTLTRMPADDGLLMCGPLWGQQCGDQNYYPGVCAKLDALFQPQPAFSDAVQKCGGPMDIVIVLDGSNSIYPWEPMRDFVLKLIPSLDIGPQSTQVSVIQYAVNPKFDIQMNGYKTKEQLLAAASKITQMSGTMTNTFSAIEFASQQGFDEKYGGRPGASKVMVVVTDGESHDYDKRERVIAECQKKGITRFGIAVLGYYIRNNLETENLITEIKSIASLPTENFFFNVSEEAALSSITGTLGNRIFNIEGTGKGGDNFQMEMSQVGFSAHFSSKQNVMMLGAVGAYAWSGTVVHHTGSNVNILPSSAFERALQDRNHSSLLGYSVTTISDGSAEYFVAGAPRSNHSGQVLVYTINAQKQAAVIDSQRGKQIGSYFGSVLCSLDVDRDGVTDLLLVGAPMYMGELKKEEGRVYLFSVTGGILNEQGLLSGPPPTVNSRFGTAISAIPDLDLDGYSDVAVGAPLEDRGRGVIYIYNGQKKTLNKEFSQRIFGSKLDAQLQYFGRSLDSTKDLNGDTIPDISVGAYGKAVQLWSRGVASVTASASFNPDKINIFNKQCNIKGRVLTCFNTKLCLTASFKPKNSMGPIGIFYTLTLDANLQDSRVTSRGMFTKNNERSIKEKAQITSGPLCQDFQVYVQETPDFVNSLSLKVEIEQENADGNPVLDIFSPSAFEFFIPFTKDCGSDEVCLSDLVLSVKTDTKTSSSGQTLVSANNQDLSFDVSVKNKKENAYNTRVSVKYSANLFYSTFSAADGVHCTSTETDTVTCQVGYPVLKEDQEVKFSIKFNYNLNQLQNKAEVTFQAKSDGEEENPADNDAFKSISLQYDTGVLLSRESNINFYVADASRPVVTTVETVDDIGPEFNFTVKVSTGSVPLSLLYLTIGLPLKTKGGNPLLYLMDVKPHGGGSVNCDSNHLIDPLKIAEKKHQVSFTEESLRGIEKLDCKSANCEKIRCILKVTSVWTHYFVEVKTRIWNGTFMTATYQTIELTSSLDVETSDPNLLVIGLKQLPVTLTISKPGETADVPVGVIAGSAIAGVLLLALAVGVLYKVGFFKRKYQQLQKESDEDEQSQAHVNEVL; this is encoded by the exons GCTCCTGGTTGGTGCTCCTTGGAGTGGATATAGTGAAAACAGGAAAGGAGATGTTTACAAGTGTCCAGTCTCAGGATCTACCACCAGCTGCGACAAACTCAGCCTTCAAG ATTCTGTCAGAATTCCAGAAGTTACAAACATCAACATTAACATGTCTCTGGGTTTGACTCTAACCCGCATGCCTGCAGATGATGGACTACTG ATGTGTGGTCCTCTGTGGGGCCAGCAGTGTGGCGATCAGAACTACTACCCTGGGGTTTGTGCAAAACTGGATGCACTGTTTCAGCCTCAACCTGCCTTCTCTGATGCTGTTCAGA AGTGTGGGGGACCGATGGATATTGTGATTGTTTTGGATGGTTCCAATAGCATTTATCCCTGGGAGCCAATGAGGGATTTTGTCCTGAAGCTCATACCCTCCCTGGACATCGGGCCCCAAAGCACTCAG GTCAGTGTCATTCAGTATGCTGTCAATCCCAAGTTTGACATCCAAATGAACGGATATAAAACCAAAGAGCAGCTGTTGGCCGCAGCATCCAAGATAACACAAATGTCCGGCACTATGACCAATACTTTCAGTGCCATTGAGTTTGCCAG tcAACAGGGTTTTGATGAAAAATATGGTGGTCGACCCGGTGCTTCCAAAGTAATGGTGGTCGTTACTGATGGCGAGTCTCATGATTACGACAAACGTGAAAGGGTCATAGCAGAATGTCAGAAGAAAGGCATCACTCGCTTTGGTATAGCG GTTCTGGGTTATTACATAAGAAATAACCTAGAAACAGAAAACCTCATCACAGAAATTAAATCCATAGCCAGTTTACCCACAGAGAACTTCTTCTTCAACGTTTCAGAAGAAGCCGCTCTTTCCAGCATAACTGGAACTCTTGGCAACCGTATCTTCAATATAGAGG GTACTGGAAAAGGAGGAGACAACTTCCAGATGGAGATGTCCCAGGTGGGATTTAGTGCTCACTTCTCCAGTAAACAG AATGTGATGATGCTGGGAGCAGTGGGAGCGTATGCCTGGAGTGGAACCGTCGTCCATCACACAGGGTCAAACGTTAACATCCTCCCTTCCTCAGCTTTTGAGAGAGCTCTGCAGGACAGAAATCACAGCTCACTACTGG GTTATTCTGTCACCACAATATCTGATGGCTCTGCAGAATACTTTGTTGCTGGAGCTCCTCGCTCAAATCACTCCGGCCAAGTCCTCGTGTACACCATCAACGCTCAGAAGCAGGCGGCTGTCATCGATTCTCAAAGAGGGAAGCAG ATTGGATCGTACTTTGGAAGCGTCCTGTGCTCTCTGGATGTGGACAGGGACGGTGTGACCGACCTCCTGCTGGTGGGGGCTCCCATGTACATGGGAGAGCTGAAGAAAGAGGAAGGCAGGGTGTACCTCTTCTCTGTCACCGGG GGGATTCTGAACGAGCAGGGGCTTCTCAGCGGCCCACCCCCCACTGTGAATTCTCGCTTTGGGACAGCCATCTCTGCCATTCCTGACCTTGACTTGGATGGTTACAGCGATGTTGCAGTGGGAGCGCCGTTAGAGGACAGAGGGAGAGGTGTCATTTACATCTACAATGGGCAAAAGAAGACACTGAACAAAGAGTTTTCACAG AGAATCTTTGGCTCCAAACTGGATGCTCAGCTTCAGTATTTTGGAAGATCTCTTGACAGCACCAAGGATCTAAATGGAGACACCATCCCCGACATCTCCGTTGGTGCTTATGGCAAAGCAGTGCAACTCTG GTCCAGAGGCGTGGCCAGTGTGACTGCTTCTGCCTCCTTCAACCCGgataaaatcaacattttcaacAAACAGTGCAACATCAAGGGGCGCGTGCTTACATGTTTCAACACAAAGCTGTGCTTAACCGCTTCCTTCAAGCCCAAGAACTCTATGGGACCTATCG GCATTTTCTACACTTTAACTCTAGATGCCAACTTGCAGGATTCTCGTGTGACGTCACGAGGCATGTTCACCAAAAACAATGAACGCTCCATAAAAGAGAAAGCACAAATAACATCAGGACCTCTGTGTCAAGACTTCCAGGTTTACGTTCAG GAAACACCGGACTTTGTGAACTCCCTGAGTTTGAAAGTAGAAATTGAACAGGAGAATGCAGATGGGAATCCTGTCCTGGACATATTTTCCCCCAGTGCATTTGAGTTCTTT ATCCCTTTTACAAAAGATTGCGGGTCTGACGAGGTGTGCCTGAGCGACCTGGTGCTGAGCGTAAAGACGGACACTAAAACATCCAG CTCTGGTCAAACTTTAGTCAGCGCCAACAACCAAGATCTGTCATTTGAtgtttctgtgaaaaacaaaaaagagaacgCATACAACACTCGAGTGTCAGTCAAATATTCTGCCAACCTGTTCTACTCCACTTTTTCTGCg GCTGATGGCGTCCACTGCACGTCCACAGAGACAGACACGGTTACGTGTCAAGTGGGATACCCAGTCTTAAAAGAGGATCAAGAG gTGAAATTTTCCATCAagtttaattataatttaaatcaGTTACAAAACAAAGCTGAGGTGACATTTCAGGCCAAAAG TGATGGCGAAGAGGAAAATCCTGCAGACAATGATGCATTCAAATCCATTTCCCTTCAGTACGACACAGGAGTTTTACTATCCAG ggaGTCAAATATCAACTTTTATGTGGCAGATGCATCCAGACCAGTTGTCACCACAGTGGAGACCGTGGACGACATCGGCCCGGAGTTTAACTTTACAGTCAAG GTTTCAACAGGCTCGGTGCCCCTCAGCCTTCTGTATCTCACCATCGGTCTGCCGCTGAAGACTAAAGGTGGAAATCCTCTCCTCTATCTGATGGATGTAAAACCTCATGGA GGAGGTTCTGTTAACTGTGACTCCAATCATCTCATCGATCCTCTGAAAATAGCAGAGAAAAAGCACCAAGTTTCTTTCACAGAGGAAAGCCTGAGAGGCATCGAGAAACTG GACTGCAAGAGTGCAAATTGTGAAAAGATTAGGTGTATTCTCAAAGTCACCAGCGTTTGGACCCATTACTTTGTGGAAGTGAAAACAAGGATCTGGAACGGCACCTTTATGACA GCCACGTATCAGACCATCGAGCTGACCTCCAGTCTGGACGTGGAAACCTCTGACCCAAATCTGCTGGTTATTGGCCTCAAACAGCTTCCT GTGACTCTGACCATAAGCAAACCTGGAGAAACAGCTGACGTTCCGGTGGGGGTGATAGCCGGCAGCGCCATAGCAGGCGTGCTGCTACTAGCTCTGGCTGTTGGGGTTCTCTACAAG GTTGgatttttcaaaagaaagtaCCAGCAGCTTCAGAAGGAGTCAGACGAAGACGAACAGAGCCAAGCACACGTCAACGAGGTCCTTTAA